In Rubrivirga marina, the following are encoded in one genomic region:
- a CDS encoding flavin reductase family protein, which translates to MATATTPPPADRASECPETVPATGEALRHALRDLPSPVVVVTTETDDGPRGATIGSFTSVSLDPPLVSINVTHGTQLHVALAAAEDWAVHLLAADQADVAAHFAVPDLDGEDQLAPFGHLRGAGPPLLRGSLGVLLCQPHARFEAGDHTVYVGEVTHVIEGAGREPLLYYQQTYRGVGGEV; encoded by the coding sequence ATGGCCACCGCGACGACCCCGCCCCCCGCCGACCGCGCGTCCGAGTGCCCGGAGACCGTGCCCGCGACGGGCGAGGCGCTCCGGCACGCGCTCCGCGACCTCCCCTCGCCGGTCGTCGTCGTGACGACGGAGACCGACGACGGCCCCCGCGGGGCGACGATCGGCTCGTTCACGAGCGTCTCGCTCGACCCGCCGCTCGTCTCGATCAACGTCACGCACGGGACGCAACTCCACGTCGCGCTCGCCGCGGCCGAGGACTGGGCCGTCCACCTCCTCGCCGCCGACCAGGCCGACGTCGCGGCCCACTTCGCCGTGCCCGACCTCGACGGGGAGGACCAGCTGGCCCCGTTCGGACACCTCCGCGGGGCGGGGCCGCCGCTTCTGCGCGGCTCACTCGGCGTCCTCCTCTGCCAGCCCCACGCGCGGTTCGAGGCTGGCGACCATACCGTCTATGTCGGCGAGGTCACCCACGTGATCGAGGGCGCCGGCCGCGAGCCGCTCCTCTACTACCAGCAGACGTACCGAGGCGTCGGCGGCGAGGTCTGA
- the dnaJ gene encoding molecular chaperone DnaJ, which translates to MPANTAERDFYDVLGVARTATADEIKKAYRKKALQYHPDRNPGDAEAEANFKEAAEAYEILSNPDKRARYDRFGRAGLNGGAGGQGPTGFTDISDIFSAFSDIFGGEGRFEDVFGRRPGQRRGQGRPGTDLRVRLALTLEEVAEGVERQLKLRKFVGCDHCDGTGAEDKQSGYSTCPTCQGSGEVRQVSTSFFGQFVNVQPCPTCEGEGRTIDEKCHVCEGEGRVKGEESVTVEVPAGVSGGHYLQIRGAGNAGVRGGAAGALRVEIDEQPHEHFQREGLDVVYDLYLSFPDAALGTEATVPTLRGRAKLQIDPGIQSGRVLRMRGRGLPEVGGGRRGDQLVRVHVWTPEQVSGPLRETLEQLRLEPDLKPAPGTRDKKGFFGRVKDAFAG; encoded by the coding sequence ACCACCCAGACCGGAACCCCGGCGACGCCGAGGCCGAGGCCAACTTCAAGGAGGCCGCCGAGGCCTACGAGATCCTCTCGAACCCCGACAAGCGCGCGCGCTACGACCGGTTCGGCCGGGCCGGCCTGAACGGGGGCGCGGGCGGCCAGGGCCCCACCGGGTTCACCGACATCTCGGACATCTTCTCGGCCTTCTCCGACATCTTCGGTGGGGAGGGGCGGTTCGAGGACGTGTTCGGCCGGCGGCCGGGCCAGCGCCGCGGCCAGGGCCGCCCCGGCACCGACCTCCGCGTCCGCCTCGCGCTGACGCTGGAGGAGGTCGCTGAGGGCGTCGAGCGGCAGCTCAAGCTCCGGAAGTTCGTCGGGTGCGACCACTGCGACGGGACCGGCGCCGAGGACAAGCAGAGCGGGTACTCGACGTGCCCGACGTGCCAGGGCTCCGGCGAGGTCCGCCAGGTGTCGACGTCGTTCTTCGGCCAGTTCGTCAACGTCCAGCCGTGCCCGACGTGCGAGGGCGAGGGGCGGACGATCGACGAGAAGTGCCACGTCTGCGAGGGCGAGGGCCGCGTCAAGGGCGAGGAGAGCGTGACCGTCGAGGTGCCGGCCGGCGTCTCCGGCGGGCACTACCTCCAGATCCGGGGCGCCGGCAACGCGGGCGTCCGCGGCGGCGCGGCCGGCGCGCTCCGCGTCGAGATCGACGAGCAGCCGCACGAGCACTTCCAGCGCGAGGGGCTCGACGTGGTCTACGACCTCTACCTCTCGTTCCCCGACGCCGCGCTCGGCACGGAGGCCACGGTCCCGACGCTCCGGGGCCGCGCCAAGCTCCAGATCGACCCCGGCATCCAGTCGGGCCGCGTCCTGCGGATGCGGGGCCGCGGGCTCCCCGAGGTCGGCGGCGGCCGCCGCGGCGACCAACTGGTCCGCGTCCACGTCTGGACGCCGGAGCAGGTCTCCGGCCCGCTCCGCGAGACGCTCGAGCAGCTCCGCCTCGAGCCCGACCTCAAGCCGGCGCCGGGCACGCGCGACAAGAAGGGCTTTTTCGGTCGGGTCAAGGACGCCTTTGCGGGCTAG